In the genome of Calothrix sp. PCC 6303, the window CTTTTAGATGAGTTAACGCCCTTCGCAATTACTACCCTCTCCGAATGTCGCTTATGGGTTATATCCGCTGACAAATTTCACACCCTAGTGACTCAATACCCAGAAATTAATCAGGCTTTTTCGCGGCTATTGGTGCAGGAATTAGCAGAGGTGACATCTGCTTTAACCTACGAACAAGAAAGGGCTGTAGGTTTGCGTCCATATTTAGTAACTAAAGCCCAGCGGGGAATTGTTGGTACAAGTAGATACGCGGTACGTCTACGTGAGCAAATTCGGGAAGCTGCCAGTGATAGGAAATCTGTCGAAATCTTTGGTGAACCAGGTTTAGAAAAAGATAATATTGCTACTCTAATTCACTTTAGTTCCCTTAAACGGCGAGAACCAATTATTAAAGTCAATTGTAGCATTCTCCAAACTAGTGGCGCAGATTTATTTGGTCGCGCTGGGGGAAAAGCAGGACTGTTGGAATGGTTGGGGGAAGGTAGTTTAATCCTGAATAATATCCAAGAATTACCAAAAGAATTATTACCAGAAATCACCCAGCTACTGCAAACAAATACATATACTCCCGTTAGTCGCACTGGAGAAGCAAAAGCTGAACCTCGCACCAGTCAAGCGAGAATTCTGATTGTTTCCGAAAAAGCTGATTCTCAGATTGAACGGTGTGTAGGTCATGTAATTAAAGTACCACCGTTACGGGTACGTAAAACTGATATCAAAGCCCAGGTGCAATATTATTCCAGTCTTTACAGCCGTGCTAGGGGTCTGGAGAAACAGCGTATTACCCCCGAAGCCTTGCGCCGCTTGCAGTCGTATGATTTTCCCGGTAATCTCAAAGAATTGAAAAATTTGGTAGAACGAGCGATTGTTCAAGCAGGAGAAAGGAAAGAACTTACAGAAGAGATATTTTGGTCAACAGAACCACAGAAAAAGCAATTTCGCGTCAATTTATTAAATGCTTATCCAGCGTTGCGGCGGTTTTTGCGTAGTGACTGGTGGACTGATCGCATTAATTATGGTTTTACCTTTGCCGCCTTTGCCTTTATGGTGGGTGTATTATTTATAGGTCCTCAAACACGCGATCGCAATTTCGCTTTAAACCTATTTTGGGCTTGGTGGTGGCCCTTTTTCCTATTTCTATTCCCCTTTCTTGGGCGGATCTGGTGTTCTATCTGCCCTTTTATGATTTACGGTGAAATTACGCAGCAATTATCTCTATGGTTGTTTCCAAGACAACTCCAGCGCTGGCAACGAGAGAAAGCCGAAAAATGGGGCGGCTGGTTTTTATTTGGGCTATTTACCCTCATTTTCTTATGGGAAGAACTCTGGGACTTAGAAAATACCGCTTATCTCTCAGCTTGCTTGCTGCTATTAATTACCGCCGGGGCAATGATATTTTCCGCCATTTTTGAGCGGCGATTTTGGTGCCGCTATCTTTGCCCAATCGGGGGAATGAATGGTTTATTTGCCAAACTTTCCATGACAGAACTCCGCGCCCAGCAAGGCATCTGTTCCGCCACTTGCACCACTTATCAATGCTACAAAGGTGGACCACAAAAAGGCGAAGGGATGGAAACTAACGGTTGTCCTTTGTACTCACACCCCGCCCAGTTGGAAGATAACAGAGATTGCGTGTTGTGCATGACTTGCCTCAAAGCCTGTCCCCATCGTTCAGTTGAATTTAACTTACGTCCCCCAGGAATTGAACTGTGGACAACTCATGTAGCCCACAGCTATGAAGTCGCATTGTTATTTTTGCTATTGGGTGGTGTATACCTGCATCGATTGCCAGAATTGCAAACTTGGTTAGGGCTAAACTTAGATTTAAATATTTTTTGGCAGCACTTAGGATTGTCTCTGGTAGTTCTGATTGTTCCAGTTACAGTTTGCTTAGTTGCCTATAGCTGCATCAAACTATCTAATTCTGGACGTAAGCCCAAAAAATTTATTGAGCTTGCTTACGGCTACCTTCCATTAGTATTAGGAGGTAACTTTGCCCATTATTTGCGCTTCGGCTTAGAAGAAGGTGGACGAATTTTACCTGTGACATTTGCTACCTTTGGTTTGAGCGGCGAGCAGTTACCCGTATTAATAGCACACCCCGCAGTCATTGACTTTTTGCAAGGCAGTACCCTCATATTTTCCCTGCTGTTAACAATAGTGTTAACGCAAAAAATCGCACGCCAACCTTTAAAAACACTGCTTTGGCAACACCTTGCGGCTACTGGGTTGGCTGCTAGTATGTGGGTGATTATTATTGTGTTTTGAGCTTTATGTCTTCCCCAAGCTATTTTTCATCGCCTGGGAAAGATGTAATATGCTAGTCAAAATACCAATAAGGTTCAGTTAAAGATACGTGATTTCCACACATCAAAAGAAGCCCTCTCCACAGCTTGCTACTTTTCTATATCGTTATTTCTAGGGATGGCAAATACTAGGTTACTTAATACACTAAGTATATATTCCTCCTAAAGGCGACCTGAGTTTGCCTATAAATATTCAATTTTATGGACTCTACCAAGCTTAAACAAGCACTTATTAATCTTCCAAATGCAGCACCAGAGCCAATCGTTTGTAGCGTATTTATTATTCCACAATTACTAGAAGCACTAGGTTTTAGCTCAATGGAAACTGTTCCACAGTTTGCTACTGGGAATAGCAGTGATTCTGTTGATTATGCTGTTCGCAAAAATGTTGACAACGACATTTTTGTAAACACTCAATTAAATCCCTACTTGTTACTAGAGGCAAAAGGAAGAAATATTAACCTCAGTCCAAATTCAGCACAATATAAGGCAGCAGTTCATCAAATTAAACGCTATTTACTCGCCCCAAAATCTAAATCTGCTCAATGGGGAATTATTACCAATGGTAATCATATTCAGCTTTTTAGAAAACACGGCAAGGTGATTCATCCTGCATCCACATGCTTGGAAGTTACTCCAGATAACGTAGATAAGATTGTTTCAGCAATTAAACAGAAAATAGATGAGTCACAAAGAGCTTTGACTGTAGCAGTTTATAACAACAAAGGTGGCGTAGGTAAGACTACAACCACAGTTAATTTAGCCGCAACATTGGCACGTTTAGGAAAGCGAACGCTGATTATAGACTTTGATCCTAACCAACAAGACTTAACAAATTCACTAGGTCTCAAGCCCAAAGGAGATACTATATATTCATGGTTGGTTAATAAGAATAATACACCATCTAATGAATTAATCGAGCAATGTAAATTTTCACCAAAGTCAGGTGTTGTATGGCAGTTTGACATCATTACTAGTGATGAAAAACTTAAATATTCAGAAGAACATGAATTGCGTCGAATGATCAGCCCTGTCAGATTACGACAAGCATTAGAGGCATTTAAATCGAAGTATGATTATATATTAATTGATTCTCCACCAAACTGGCGATTTTTTAGCCGGAGTGCGATTTGTGCAGCAGATGTGGTTTTGATTCCCACCAAGCATAATAGTATTTTTTCTTTAGAAAATGCGGTGTCTGTAATTAAAAATTTCGTTCCGGAAATTCAGAGTCAAAGGAAAGATGGTGGTCCGATTGCCCTACCTATCTTTTTTAATGGTGAGTCGATTACAGATGCTGCAAAAATTCGTGCAGAACAGGCAATAAACGAAATTATAGTCAAATCTGGTAAGGATAAATCTAATCCGATTAATTTAACACCATATTTTTATCCGAGATCGACTTCAACCAAGATAGATCAACACATTTTTGGTATACCCAGTTACGCTGATATCGCATCTGCGGCTTTTACTCGTGTACCTGCTGCTTATAAAAATAAGACAGCCTGCGAGCATTATGTAGCATTAGCGAAAGAATACTTTTTACAATAGGATATTTAAAAATATGAGTTTAAGTAATGTCGGAAATTTGATGTGTCTTTACAGAACTGAAATTAAACCAGGGAAAGCCACAAATGTACCAGATTTTCAAATTAAAGCAGCAGCAAAAGCATTAATTGAATCAGGTGGACGTAATTGGGTTCCAGTGATTGTGAAAGAAATTGCCGAAGATGAATATCAAGTTATTGGTAACTCTTTTGTTTATGCGATCGCTGAGGAAGTAAACTTAGAAAGAGTATGGTGCATTGTTACAGATTCTAGTGATAAAACATCTGAATTAACCAGCATTTTGACTGGTGAGTTAATACCTAAAGTTAATTTATCAACTGCAACCAGAGATGAAATTCAATCAGCCTTAGAATATTTGATTGAAAAACCTAATACTGAGTTAAAAGGAATAAAATTGGCGATTGCCACTAATCGTATTGATGAGGCTCCACGTCAAAGCTGGGAAAACTTAGAGCCGATTACAAACTTGAAATGTGGCATCACTAAGGGGAAGAAATTGGATGCACTTAAAGAGGTTTTTTACCTAACTCCTGAACCTAGCTCAGAAGTTATTACAAAGAAAGTGACAACAGATGCTAATCAGGGATTAAATAATTTGACAACTACACAACTTAAAAATATGGCAAAAGATAAAAAAATACCTGGATATAGCAAGAAAAAAAAGCAAGAGCTAGTTGCCTTATTATCAGTAAGTTAATCTGCAAATAAAACCTGGTATTTAAAAGCCTGTTTAGTGCATAGAATCATAGATTTGATTGAGTCAAGACTGTCAAACATAAGATTCACGGATGTCCAGATCCCCTACTTCTCGCATAAGTCGGGGATCTAGGGCAGATTATTTATTTTGAGCGGTTTTCCAAAAGAAACTTTGCTTCACCAACGCGATCGCTTGTGGGATAGAACTGTACAATTTGTTGTAAATGTTCTGGTTTCCCGCTCAGGTAATAGCTAGAAAATAACAAATCATCTATATATTTGCTCTGAGGAAATCTGATTTTTAATTCGCTGATGATTTGATCTACACGGCTTTGATAATTTTGCTGTATCTGCTTGTAAGGATCTTGAAGATCTCCAGTATAGGAGTAATCAACATCAAAGAAGAAATTTTGCGGTTTCCCTGGAACACCAGCAGGGGGATGGATGCGGAGAGTTTCACCCTTGGGATGATTTTCCCATTGCCATAGCAATGTGGATGCCACCATATACAGGGTTTTTTCCTTCAACTGTGGTGTAATGCGGGGATTCGCTAGCAATTTTTGATATTGAGATATGCCTACGGCATTTTGGCTAGAATCTTGATAGAGCGATCGCACTAACTTAGAATCCCTTATTTTCATGTTACAAACCCACCAAGTTCCACAATCTTCAAAAGGAACATGCCAAGCTCGAAAACCATCCCAAATTGCCATGTAGCCGTTTTTCCAACCACCTGCACCTGCCCAATTTGAAGCTAAACGGTATTGGGAATCGGGGGTGTTTTCCTGTTGCAGTTTTAGCAGATTTTGCCAGCGTTGCCGCTGTTCTGTCAGCATGGTTTGCATTTGCTTTTGAACTTCAATCACTGGAGAGTTCGATTTACCAGCCCACCAGTAAGGATTGTAGTTATAATAACTACCTAAAACATTATTAGACATTTTTGTCAAGTCTAATTTTGCCGAAGTTTCTAAGGCTTTGGCATAATTTTGACCTCTGGCATACCGCACAGATAGAGCATACTGCAATAAAGGAACCATAGGTTTGATTGCTGGTTCCGTTATTAGGGTTTCCAGTTGCTCATTTGTTAAGCCGACATCAAGTAGCGATCGCACATAGGGATAAGCTAGATATATTGCATCTCCATCACCCACAGATTGAGTCATCAATTTATTCCACAACCGCATTGCTCCCATGACATCATTGGTATTCTGCAAACTTCGAGCTAAATGATAGGTGGCATCATCAGCACCTGGATGATTGGGATATTTACTGAGCCACTGTTGCCAATCTTGACTATGTTGGGCGGCTGTTTTCTTGGCGTTGCGCTCTCGGATGGCTTTAGGACGTTCAGCGTGATCAAAGTAAGATGCACCTATTAAATCTCCGTACTCGTGGCATCCCTTGATAAATTTAGATTGTGGGTATTTCTGAGCAATGTTAATTAGGAGATAGTAAGCGTGAGTATTTCTGATAGTATGGCTTTCGTAACCAGTAACGCGGGTGAGGGGATGGATTTGGCTGAGGTCGCCGTTAATTATTTGTTGTAATTGTTTTATACCTTGGGTATCTCCGTGACGTTCCAGTTCTGCTATTGCCCAAACTTGATCCTTTGATTTGGGATCATTGGCTTCAGATTGCAAAACAGCCTTGCCAATGGGGGAAATTTTCCCCGCTTTAACTTGTCCTAAACGTTCTACCAGTAAGCGTTCCTGGGTTGTTACTGGCAGATTGCGGTAGTAAGTTATTGCACTTTTGATTTGACTAGAGTTAGGTTTTGTCAAACGCTCAAATTTAGACCATTCAGGTAAATTTAGCGGTGATTCTGTGTTTTCTGGTGGCGAAGGATATACTTTGTCATAACCTAAAACCGCTGCTAAAAAATCTTTGTTGAACTCAGACTCATTAAACTGGTAATAATTGCGATACTCTAAGGTAGACGGTTCTGGTTGCAGATTTTGTTGGGCTAGTTTAATTAAGCGATCGCGTGTTGCTTTTTCGTCTAAACCAAACTCTTTCTGCCAAGCTTTTTCATTTTTATCATCATAGGTGCCATCAGTTAGGTTTTTCAGACTGGTTGTCACCAAACCAATGTCTGGTGTAGTTAGTTTTCTTTGAATCTGACGAGTTAACCATAAAGTTGTGTAAGGTTTCCCCAAACTGCGAATCCCCAGCACTGCGTATTCTTGACGCACAGCATCTTTGGAACGGGTGTAATAGTCCAGTAGGGGATAAGCTTTTGCTCCATATTTCTTCCAAACTGGGTTTTGGGGTTTACCCTTTCCCCATTTCAGAATCATAATATCTTGACGAATAGCTGCGGCAATCTCCATCCATTCAGGATTAGTTCGCAACTTATCCCGAATTTCTTCATCGACTTCAACTTGCGTTAGTTGTTCTGGAGTTAGTTTTTCTGCTTGCTGCGCTGCTATTTGCGGAGTGGGAATTTTTTTCCCAGGTTGAGATAGTCCCTGATATAACAAACTAGATATTCCCAATGTCAGGGTGCTAACTGCTAAATATAAGTAATAACGCGACTGCATAGTTTATAGGTAGTGGTTAAATATACATAAATAAACCTGTATTATATTTAGCCATAAATCCGAACAAAAAAAATGAGTAGAAATTAATCTACCCATTGAGTATCAAAACGAGAAGGATTATATTTTAAAAGTAGATGCTAAAAGTAGATACAAACCCTAATTACCTGGATCGTGAGAATTCAATCAAAGATATTTGGAACTAAGTGTTAGTTGAACTTAACAGCTTTGCTGTTGCGGCGACGATTCAAACCAAACATTGCAGCCAAACCTAAAGCACCCAAGCTTGCATTCACACCAGGTTCAGGAACCGCTGTACCTTGGAGTGCAACACCATCGCCAGTGTTGAAACTGGTACCATTTGGATCGGAGTTGGGACCTAATTGACCTAGTTGAATTTCAAAATTGTCAACATTTCTCAATGTGATTTGTTGAATATTGCTATCACCAAGATCACCAGCAGCTACAAGCGATGCGAGTGTTTGAGCTACACCATTAATTTTGATGACTTTAGTGGAGTCCGCGTACTCAACATCAAACAAGTTCAAAACTAATTTTGACACGGTTTCCTGGAAATCAAACTTGAATAAACCAGTTTCCAAGCGACCTTTTTCTAATGGTTTACCTTTCTTGTCTACAGCAACTGGACGTAGCCAGTATTCACCTAGTGTAGTGTTAGTTCCTTCATCTACAGTGGCATTATCTTGACCGAAGAAAGTAATACCAAAGTTACCTGATTTTGTTGCGTAGGTGTTAGCAGTGTCTCTGTTATCTGAGAATAAAAGACTGGGTTTGTTGCTGCTGGAACTGGTGCCATCATAATCAAGACTTGTAACTGTGAAACCAAAAGGTGATGTTTGTAAACAAGTTGCGTTGGAAAGGCAAGTAGAACCATTATTCGTCAGTGCAACTTCACCTTCTGCACCCAAATCAAAGCTGTTAAAGCTTGCTGCATGTGCTGCAGAGGAGATACTTAAAGCACCAATACTGATGGTGGTAGCAGTTGCGATTTTAGCGATTGATGTTAACTTTTTCATGGTTTTAATCTTGTTAATTCAGTGTTACTAGGTAGTTTGCAGTTTGTTTTCTGCGTCTTGTCCTTTGCTTATGTACACATCTTATGGGAGCTTTCACGTAAGTGTCATCCCCTAATCTCAAGGTTCATTTGAACTTGATTGTCTGACAAATTTTTGGTAAACTACGTAAAACTAATGACAAGATCTCTCGTTGATATATGTATAGAAAAAGTTATTAAAGCAACTAGATATTTTCCGCTCATACACACATAAATAAAATCCTTGATGAATTTTTGTAAAATTTTTATCAAAAAAACAGTAATTAGATAAAGATTATTCTTTAAGCAGAAAATTTAGTTTTTTCAAAAGGAAACTATGGTATCTGGAGATATTGAAATATCAAAGTTTGTGGAGATTAAATGATTTAAAAAGCTGCAATCAAATATTTTATATATGTATCAGTGCCTATTGAGTGTTGTAAAATATACTTTTATTTGTGTATGTTGCTAAAAATAGTTAACTTCTAAAAAGTTTTCCTTCCTCACAATTTGTACTCAACAGGATACTTTACGGCATCTATATAAATGATTCATTAAAAATTAGTGGTTCCCCTAAGTAGCACGTATGAATAGTTGTCAATGAAGGCAGGAGGGGGGTTTTTGGAGGAAGCTTGAATTCCCAGCAAAAACTTTCCCCCTAAAAGGCTCTACGGTGTACACAGAAGTCTTAAAATCCTACCTGGAAGGGAGTTTTAAACTCAGATAAAATCGCTCAAAACCTGTCATTGCGAGCGAAGCGAAGCAATCCCAGCACCTTGCGATTGCTACCCTGCGGGATGCAAGCAACGTCGTTCCTCCTCGCTTCGGACAATTTAAGGGGGTTGAAATCCCTGAAACGTATGCTGAGAGTACTTGTGTGTACACCGTAGCTAAAAGGCTAGGGTGTACACACAAGTCTTGAATTCTCTAGATTTTCTATAATCCTACGCCCGCCAACGGTTGAAACCGCCATCTAATAGCTAAAGTCATCTACAAGATGACTGAATATTTTGGTTTTTAGTCCATTGAAATGGACTTGTGTTGTGAGACTGGGATTTTCAATCCCAGGTGGAGTGAGGGATTTACCTTTGAGTAGGCATAAGCCAGCCTTTCGGCCTTATGCTAGCCTAGCCTACGTGAACGGCAATCCCTTTGGGGAACGACAAGCCACTTTGCGTCTACCTTGCGTTGCAATGACATAACTGCGTAGTCATTGCCTAAGTCCTGACAGTCAGTAATTGGTGCGTGATGCTATAAATAATAAATAAGTCTGATTGCTTCCTTCAAATATTCTCGCAGCGTCACCGAAGAGGCAGAGGGGAAGGGGGCTTTCTAGTCTACGGTGCATATACATCTGTGTGCAGCAACAAAATAATCCCAGACTTTGTTAAAAGCCTGTGATGCAAATCTCAAAAACTTGTGTGTAAGTAGGGCTTGCTGATTAAAGCTATAACCTTTGCCCAATCAGAGTTTTAACTATTTTTAAACTAAACAAGTGGAAGGTTATGGGATTTAAAAGCTCAAAATTTATGCACTTTGGAGGAAAACCGTGGGGCGAATTTTGTGTTTAAGCTCCAAAACCACCATTATTCAATAAGAGACTTCCAAATAAAAAAATATCCCAAAATTTCTTGTAGGCATCTTGCCTGTTACTAATACAAAAACAGGCAAGACTTCGGCGTGAGCGCTACTTTACCTCCGGTACACTTCGTTCCGACTAGGCTCAGTACAAGTCAGTCCTTACCTCCGGTACACTTCGTTCCGACAGGCTCAGGAACCATCGAACGCTGCCTATTCCACAATATTGGATCATCTTTTTTGTGGAGTTTTCTAAGAGGCAGGGGAAAAAATATAAATAAAGAGAACTATAGTTGGGTTTTTCTCAAAAGTACGGGGCGAAAAATGCCCCGTCAGTGAGCCTTTATTTTGCTTGGCTAGCGAGTTCTGCAACCTTGCTAAAACCAGCAGGGTCTAGTACAGCCAGTTGTGCCAGCATTTTGCGGTTCAGGTTGACGTTTACCTTTTTCAGATTTCCGATCAACTTGCTATAGCTCAACCCGTGTAGACGTGCTGCGGCATTGATCCGAGCAATCCACAAACGGCGGAAGTCTCTTTTTTTCTTTTTGCGATCGCGGTATGAACTGCGAAGCGCTTTCATTACCTGTTGGTTTGCGGTTCTAAACAAAGTTGAGTGAGAACCACGAAAACCTTTAGCTAATTTCAGAATCTTTTTGCGGCGTTTGCGAGCAACATTACCGCGTTTTACCCGTGTCATAACTTACGATGTTCCTATGAAAATTTACAAATAAGGCAGCATTCCGCGCACGTTTGGCACGTCACACTCATTTACCAGTGCCATCTGTGACATATCGCGCTTCTTGTTAGCGGATTTGTGTTCGAGAAGATGACTTTTGAAAGCTTTACGACGAGCGATTTTTCCAGTACCAGTGGCGCGGAAACGCTTCGCAGCAGCTTTGCGAGTCTTAAGTTTAGGCATAACTAGCTATTAAAACAACACAATCTACAATATTACTACCTTTTAGCCGTTATGTGCTGATTCTTTATTTTCAAACCCATAATTACTAAATCTCGTTTTTGGCTGTCTAATTCTGCCACATCCGGCAGTAATCCCCAACGGTTAAAACCAAATTTTTCACACAGTCGCAAGCTAGGAATATTATGTCCAAAGATGAATCCCAGAAGGGTATTTACGTCAAATTTTCCACAACTATCAATTATTGCTTGTAACAAATAGGAGCCAACACCTTGGTGTTGATAACCTGGGGCAACATACAAACTAAACTCAGCCGTTTTATTATAAGCTGGGCGACCGTAAAATGAGTTAAGGCTAATCCAAGCAATTATCTCATAACTATTAGCATCGGATACCAATTCACGTTCCAATACCCATAGTGGACGATTTGTGCAATTATGCTGCAAAAACCAACTTTGGCGACTTTCTACTGTGACTGACACTGTATCCGCAGTTGCCATCCTTCCAGGAATTGAGGCATTGTAAATTTCCACAATTCGCGGCAAATCCGATTCTGTAGCATCTCGAATCATATCACCGATCTTTTCCGCTTTATCCATCTATTATTTGAAGGACTGATGTATTAACTAGCAATTTCCGTCATGGCGACGCAAGCAATCCCCAGGTTTTCGGGTTTCCGGAATGTATAAATATTTTTAGCTGCCACTTACCTTGTAGTTGTGGTGCGCCTACGCTTGACTCGTGACACTTCTTGATTAATTGGTACTACTTCCGCTTCGCTACTTTCCCTCGCTACACGAATTAGTAATCCAGCTGAAACTAAGCTAGCAATCATCGAATTACCTCCATAACTAAATAAAGGTAAAGGTAAACCTGTTGTGGGTAATGCACCTGTGGTTACACCAATATGTAGCAAAGATTGACCTACCATCACCGTGGTAATACCAATCGCAATTAGTCGATATACTTGATTTTTAGCTTTGAAGGCAACTATTAAACCCAAGGTGGCATAGAGGGCAAGTAACGTAAATAACACCATGCAACCAACAAAGCCAAATTCTTCTGCAAATACAGAAAAGATAAAATCAGTATCTTGAATTGGCAGATAAGATAACTTTTGGATCGATTGTCCAAATCCTGCCCCCCATCTTCCGCCTGAACCTACTGCCAATAAGCTTTGTACCAATTGATATCCGTTACCAGTGGCATCTGCCCAAGGATTTAGGAACGACATTACCCGCTTGCGTTGATATTCGCGGATACTAATGCTCAATGTTGCCAGGAGGATACCACCGAAGGCAGTTCCACCCAAGTATTTATATGGGAGTCCGGCGGCTAGGGCAATTAGCCAAATTGTCATTCCACAAAGGGATGCTGTACTCAGGTTGGGTTGAGCGAGAATTCCTAGCACAATTAGCGTAAAAATACTTAACCAAAATCCTCGCACTTTCCAACTAACTTTTTCCCATTGTCCAAATAACCGGGCGCTTTGGATCACTAAAAAGGGTTTAATTAATTCTGAAGGCTGGATTGGTAATGGTCCTAATAAACGACGGGCTGCACCCAAATCACTTTTACCTAATCCGGGTATTAAGGTGACAAAAATTAGTAACAGTAAAAGGATAATGAACCAGTGGGAAATATTAGACAGGCGGCGCAACGGCAAATTGATAAAAATGTTGGATGCCACCAAACCCACTACTACCCAGACTAACTGTAGTTGGAAGTAGCGAATTCCAGCTGAGGGATAGGATGCAGAAAATAGCATCACTAAGCCAATAAATAACCAAATTAGTGTCAGCCAGCGTAATAATCGCGCTTCTAGCGCCCAGGT includes:
- a CDS encoding FtsW/RodA/SpoVE family cell cycle protein, with translation MKILRRLIPFLDDSVNTWALEARLLRWLTLIWLFIGLVMLFSASYPSAGIRYFQLQLVWVVVGLVASNIFINLPLRRLSNISHWFIILLLLLIFVTLIPGLGKSDLGAARRLLGPLPIQPSELIKPFLVIQSARLFGQWEKVSWKVRGFWLSIFTLIVLGILAQPNLSTASLCGMTIWLIALAAGLPYKYLGGTAFGGILLATLSISIREYQRKRVMSFLNPWADATGNGYQLVQSLLAVGSGGRWGAGFGQSIQKLSYLPIQDTDFIFSVFAEEFGFVGCMVLFTLLALYATLGLIVAFKAKNQVYRLIAIGITTVMVGQSLLHIGVTTGALPTTGLPLPLFSYGGNSMIASLVSAGLLIRVARESSEAEVVPINQEVSRVKRRRTTTTR